The sequence TAATGTTTTATTCCAATCCATTTCTGGGCGTAACTTTTTAAGATCATCAAAAGATAGAGTAGCAGATGCTAGTATGAAAGCATCCTCTGGTGAAAGAGATGTGTTAAATTTTCTTGCTAATCGGCCACCAAGTCCCGGAATAAGTTGCAGCCCTGGAAGTAATGGTGTAAATCTTGAGCGCAATGCTACATCGTAGTAGCGACTGTAGCCTCCAAAAAGCTCGTCAGCACCCTCTCCACTAAGCAGTACTGTTACTATATCTTTCGATTTTTCGGCTAGAAGGTAGATACCAAGTGAGTTTGGCAGGTTTAATGGTTGATCAAGGTGCCAAGTTGCTTTGTCGAATGATGTGATGATATCTGAAACGCCCATCATGTACCGATGACTATGAACATTGCATTTAGCAGCGGCCTGAGAAATCCATTTATCTTCTGAGAATTCATTGTCTTGGAAGACTATAGAAAATGTTTCAAGGTCTGCACCAAAGTTTCTCCGCGCATATGCAGTTACAAGAGAAGAATCTATACCGCCAGACAACTGGCACCCTAATTTCACGTCACTTATTAGCTGTCGTTCAACACTTTCTCCAAGTAGTTGATCCAGTTTGTTTAGAATAGCAGTCTCATCTAATGAGATATCATAGTTTTTTGTACCTATTTCCCAGTACTGCTTTTTGGTAATACCATTGGAAGAAATGCGTAGAAAATATCCTGGTTGTAATTGTTTGACATTCTTCAGTAAGAAATCCTCATCAGCACAATAACGAAAAGTTAAGTATTCATCTACATGTGACCTATCAAGTTCTGCTCTAAAATCTGGATGTTCGAGGAACGATTTAACCTCTGAAGAAAATAATACTGTGTTACCTTGTTTCACCCAATATAATGGTTTAATGCCAAAATGGTCTCTTGCTAGAAAAATTTCCCGCTTATTTAGATCCACAATACAAATTGCAAACATACCATTTAATCTATCAAGCATCGCTTCAAATCCGATGTGCTCATAGAGGTATAGAACTACTTCGGTGTCCGTTTTACTCCGGAAAGTATACCCTGCGGCAGATAACTCTTTTTGGTAATCAAAGGCGTTGTATATTTCGCCATTAAAAGCAATAAAAATACTCCCATCATGGTTACACATGGGCTGATGACCATCTGAAGATAGATCAAGAATTGATAGTCTGTTGAATCCGAGTCCTCCCTCGAAAGAACCATTCTTTTTTTTTTCTGTTTTTTTGGGGGACATTTCGCAGGAAGTTTGATGGGTAAGAGAAAACATTCTTATACCACTATCATCAGGCCCACGATGCTGTTGGCTGATTGTCATCCTTTTTAGTACGGCGGGGCTACATGGGGCACCGTTTAAATTATAGATCCCTAGAATTCCACACATATTATTGGCGCCTATTGTATTGCTGTTGAAATAGGGAAGATTTTCCCCAGTTATTTTTTAATTAGACTATGTCATTGTGTTTATAAAATTGCAATGTGCGGTTATCTAGTAGTAAGCCACCATGACACTGTAAGACATCTGGGTCCGGATGATGGTTGCCTTCAATGGCACAAATCCCATCATCGGTTAACAATATATCCCAACCGATACACTTTAGATAAGATAGATGGCCAGCAGCCTGTAACAATTGTTCTTTGACTTCATTCCATTTTGGAACTGAGCAATCTTTTATAGGCGCCCCAGTGTCCGGATGTGATTCATACCATTTGAGAGATGGTGTATGAGGGTGCGTGGCGGCTGAACTCAGGTTGCCAGTCTTAAAGTCAATCATTGAACTTAATCCTCCTTTGGTGAAATTATCATGAGGAGCTGAGGTCTTGTTGCCGATTCTTTGGACTGCGCGTGCAATAAAAGGTTTTTTGGTATCTTTGTCTATAAGTGTTACAATTCGCATTGTGTTGGTTGTTGTGGGGTTTAGACTACGTGGAAATGTACCTTGTTTTATATATTCTGTGAT comes from Desulfocapsa sulfexigens DSM 10523 and encodes:
- the asnB gene encoding asparagine synthase (glutamine-hydrolyzing), with product MCGILGIYNLNGAPCSPAVLKRMTISQQHRGPDDSGIRMFSLTHQTSCEMSPKKTEKKKNGSFEGGLGFNRLSILDLSSDGHQPMCNHDGSIFIAFNGEIYNAFDYQKELSAAGYTFRSKTDTEVVLYLYEHIGFEAMLDRLNGMFAICIVDLNKREIFLARDHFGIKPLYWVKQGNTVLFSSEVKSFLEHPDFRAELDRSHVDEYLTFRYCADEDFLLKNVKQLQPGYFLRISSNGITKKQYWEIGTKNYDISLDETAILNKLDQLLGESVERQLISDVKLGCQLSGGIDSSLVTAYARRNFGADLETFSIVFQDNEFSEDKWISQAAAKCNVHSHRYMMGVSDIITSFDKATWHLDQPLNLPNSLGIYLLAEKSKDIVTVLLSGEGADELFGGYSRYYDVALRSRFTPLLPGLQLIPGLGGRLARKFNTSLSPEDAFILASATLSFDDLKKLRPEMDWNKTLGKRQNLLGRFDSGRIIKQCLKYDMQTYMVDLLVRQDKMTMAHSMENRVPFLDRKLVDFVYSLPVDYLVGDSLQFKNGYSKNTKKILKKLAEQTFDNNFAYRTKCGFPLPLEEFFKTQYFTDYMEQCILPGIKNRGVFQETTVRNWWTQLKMSGQKNGRKIWIAVAFEIWAQIFLDTSNNSYRGL